The Aeoliella mucimassa genome includes the window CACATCTAACCCCTACCCGAAATTGTAGGTTCCTAATTCACACCTATCGAGGCGACATATCTCTTTGCTTCACCATTTGCTTTACCCGGAAGATCCGGCACAACCGCATCGGCGATCACGAGAAGTGACTCGCGGGAAACTTGCGGGTCGGTACCGTGAAAACCTGGAAAGTCTCCAGCATGCGATCCCGATAAGGACCTGCCCCAAGTCGGTGCGGCCCCTCAAGGTAACCACCGACATATTCCCTCATCAGGGGGACAGCGTCGGTTCAAAACCAGATGGTGAAGCCAACCACACGTCGAGGGATAGAGGTTGCTCACAGCCAGCAGATAGACGGCCCCTGAAAGCCGGCTGACAATTGAATCGCCTGCACCCAAGGCCTAGACTTGGAAAAGCTAGCCGATTTTTAAAGGACTCAGACTCTCCAAAGACCATAGAAGGAGTTATCGTATGCCAGCTAGTCCCGAAGTACTCGCCGACTTGCAGACCGCCCTCTCGATGGAACTGACCGCCGCCCACCAGTACCAACTGCATGGCAGCGTGCTCGACGATTGGGGCATCGACCGCCTCGCTGCCCAAATGGGCGAAGAAATGACCGAAGAGCTCGGCCACTCCAAGGCGTTTCTCGATCGCATTTTGTTCCTCAAAGGCACGCCTGAACTCACCATGCAGAAGACGCCAGTGGTGGCGAAGTCGCTGGCCGAGATGTTCAAGCTCGACCTCGAAGACGAAAAGGAAGCGATCTGCTTTTACACAGGCGCCGCCAAGAAAGCTTACGAAGCTGGCGACATCGGCTCGCGCAGCCTGTTCGAAAAAATCGTGCTCGACGAAGAAGGGCACATGGGGTGGCTCGAGCTGCAACTCGACTTGCTCGAACGCATGGGCGAGCCTGCCTACATTGCCAAGCACATGTCGGCTCCCACCGAAGGTGGCGAAGCCTAGCAGCACCCAGAGCGACCATCGCGCGATGGTCGCCCTCCGACGCACTGCACCTCGCCTGCTGAGTGCCAGCCTTAGGCACTCGGCAGCGTGGGGGTGTCGTCGTCCACTGGCAACTTACGGAAGACCAGAGCGAACATAATCCATGCCCAACCGCTCATCATCAGGTCGATGCCGACCAATAGTCCAATGACCCACAGGGCCGACTCGGGGAACTGACGCCAGATGATCAGCCCGAGCAGCACGGTGACTGCTCCATTCAATAACGTCCATCCCCAGCCAGGGAAACGTTCTTTCAGCGCTACTACGATCCGGATGATTCCTGCGGCCAAGAAGAAGGCCGCCATCAGCAGCGTGAGCCCAGCAGCGCCTTTGCCGGGATTCTCAAGCACAAAGAAACCGGTAACCGAGTAGAGGATGCCCACCAACAAATGGAGCAGCACGCCTTCCCAACCTCGGCAATGGAACGCACTGACGATCTGCGCCACACCGGCTACGATCATGAGAATACCAAGCAACGATACAACCCCTACGGTCGCCAGTAGCGGCGTAGCAATCGCGGCCACTCCACCTAGCACCAGCACCACCCCGAGAATCAATAGCCATAGCCATGAGTCACGCAGGGCCTTTGCTTCGTTTAAGAGTTCCTGATTCATCGCTCCCCTCCCAGCTTCAGTGGTTCAAGTGATCGTTACACTTTGGCAAACGTAGCACGCGATTTACCCTACAAGTCTATCACAGCTGCTACCACGTCCAAGTAAGTAACCATGGCAAGATAGGCCAAAAGGCCAAACTTCGGCCAAATAAAATGAAGCGACTGGACAACTCGGAGTTGCGCATTTCGCAACAACTCATGAGATCTTGTGGCCACTCCTCTGAGCTGCTTCCGATTTCGCTTTCTCGGCCTTCGAGATGACCCGCATCACGCTAAGAAAGCACATCGCACCCATGATTGCTCCACCCGTGCGAATGGTAGCCCACGCGCTACGATAACCTTCTTCCCCTAATGATTTGATAGTTGGTGCCGTATCCGTATGCGCGATGAAATACGAAAACACTGCGCCCCCAGTGGCCATCGATGTCATCAGTAACAGAACGTGACCAAATTTAAAGCGCATCGTTAATTGCCTTAAGTGAGTGATCGGTTCTAAGGAAATCGATTACTGGGTGAATCGGGATAGTCGTTGCAGTAGCGGAACCGGTAAACGCCGGGCGCATTGGTCGGTTGGTCCTGATAGTCGACGCTTTGCTCGTTAAACCACACCCGAAAACCACGTGTCGTATCGGGATTGTGGGACACGACGAGCGACAAATGGTCCGACTCCACAAAGACCTCTTGAATCTCAGTGATCTTAAATACCTCAGGCAGCTTTGCACTGGGAACTCGGCTCCCAGCATCGCAATCTCGAAATACGGCTTCGACCGCTCCCTGCAGCTCCGCCTGATGGGCCAATAAGTGATCTTCGATTCGATCCATCACACCGTTGCGAAAGTGCAGTGAAACTAGCACCAGGCTGGCAGCCAACAAGCCGCCAAAGCAGATTGCGATCAGAAGCTTCAACAACTTTCGAAGCTTATTGCTCATGGGCTTGTTTAATTCTGATGTGCAGGGGGTCGTCGAACATCCTGAGGACCTGGGAATCGGCTGGTACAGTTCTGCTCCAGATGTCTCTGGTTCCACTATCGATTGACCCTGACTCCTTGTCCAGCACCGACATGCGGCGAACAGCACGCCTGTTTAGGTGACAGATTTCTTTCACGTATATGATTGACATCTCTCATCTTGCAAGCAATACTTATCTTCAGCTTGGAACATTCCTACTCATTGCTTCGCACCGATGGTGACTGAACGCCGGACAAAACTGCTTGAGATCGTCCGCCGGCAAGGGTTTGCCTCCCTTCCCGACTTGGCGGAGACGCTCGACGTTTCGGAGTCCACCGTGCGGCGTGATCTCGATTATCTCGAGAAAACAGGCATGGCCCGGCGCACCCATGGTGGGGCGTTTTACGCGGGGCCCAAGCCGCAGCTAGCTCACTTCCAGAGCCGTCAGGAAGCACAGTGGGGCAAAAAGCGGGCGATTGCTCGCGTAGCGGCCTCCCTGATCGGGGGGGTCGATACCCTGCTGCTCGACGGGGGGAGCACCACCTACGAGCTCGCTCGCCTGATGACCGGCACGCCGATGCAGGTGGTCACCAACTCACTTCCGGTGGCCAATCTGTTCAGTTCCCGGCCTGAGGTCGGGCTGATCGTCGTGGGCGGCTACCTGCAAAGTACTTCCGGTGTGCTTTTAGGCACGTACGCCGAGCAGATGCTAAGTTCCCTTAGGGTTCGGACGGCCGTAATCAGCGCTGCCGGAGTGACCGATACCGGGCTCTACAACAGCAATCACATGACCGCTACGACGCAGCAAGCGATGATTCGGGCGGCGGATCAGGTGATTCTGGTGGCCGATAGCACCAAATTCGGGCACCAGAGCATTGCTAAGGTGTGCGACCTCCATGAAATCGATCACGTGGTAGTCGACAGCCAGGTGGAAGAATCCTGGCAGAAAACTATCACATCGGCCGGCGTCCAGCTATCACTGGCTGACGAGCTGGCGGCCGACAGTCATCCCGTCACCGACGGCCGCGCTGCGACGCAGGCCGATTCCTCTCTATAGAACCTACGCCGATGAGCACCGCCACCCTCCCCCGCAGCGAAGTCGAGCGTATCGTCCGCGAGATCGTTCAACGCCAATTTTCGTTTCCTCCTTCGTGTGGTTGCGACAAGGTGTCGACCGGCGCCGCGGTGGAACCCAACCTGGTGGTGAGTGTTTCGGCCCGCCATGTCCACCTGACCGACGAGCACGTTGAAACTCTGTTCGGCCCTGGGCACACGCTGACGCCGGCCAAGGACCTGTACCAGGATGGCTTCTTCGCTGCCGAAGAAACCGTGATGGTGGTCGGCCCCCGCCGGCGGATGCTTCCGAGTGTCCGCGTGCTGGGCCCTACCCGATCGTTCAGCCAAGTGGAACTCGCGTTTACCGATGGCATCTCCCTGGGCATTAACTTGCCTGTGCGGGCGAGCGGCAAGATCGAAGGAACTCCCGGCTGCGTGCTGGTCGGCCCCGCGGGGGTGGTTGAGTTGCCCGAGGGGGTGATTCGCGCCGAACGCCATGTGCATATGAATCAGCGCGACGCCGAGTTCTACGGCGTCAAGAATGGCGACCGCATGAACCTGCGAATTGAATCGTCGTGCTCCATGCTGCTGGAAGACCTGCTGGTTCGCGCCGACGACACCAGCAAACTGGAAGTGCACATCGATACCGACGAAGGCAACGCGGCCGACCTGGACCATGCCATGAGTGTGAAACTCGAAAAGCAAGAACCTTGCAGTTGCCAGTCGAAGCATTAAGCAGTTTGATTTCGAGGCTCGCTGACTCACCACAGAGTCACCCGCCATGTTGAATACGTGTTTTATTGAACCAACCAAGCAACCTTTTTCCTTTTTCAAACGAGGACAACAACGATGGCTAAAACAGTGGAAGCGCTCGGCATGATCGAGACCAAGGGCTTCGTGCCGTTGGTCGAGGCAACCGACGCAATGCTCAAGGCAGCAAACGTCAGCTTCATGTCGTGGGATAAAGTCGGCGCCGGCCTGGCTGCCGTGTTCGTTACCGGCGATGTCGCTGCGGTGAAAGCTGCTACCGACGCTGGTGCGACCGCTGCGGGACGCATTGGCGAAGTCGTCAGCGTGCAGGTGATTCCCCGCCCGCATGAAGACGTCGACAACGTTCTGAAGAAGAAGCCGGCAGCCAAGAGCTAACCAGAACCAACCACCACTAAGAATACACCTCATAAATTGACTGAAAGGTCTACCATGCAACAAGCTATTGGACTCGTTGAAACAAAGGGGCTCGTTCCGTTGGTCGAAGCGACCGACGCCATGGCCAAGGCAGCCAACGTAACGGTTGAAAAGCGCGTCGACCTCGGCGGTGGCCTGGTCACCACGGTTGTCAGCGGCGACGTTGGTAGCG containing:
- a CDS encoding DeoR/GlpR family DNA-binding transcription regulator, with the translated sequence MVTERRTKLLEIVRRQGFASLPDLAETLDVSESTVRRDLDYLEKTGMARRTHGGAFYAGPKPQLAHFQSRQEAQWGKKRAIARVAASLIGGVDTLLLDGGSTTYELARLMTGTPMQVVTNSLPVANLFSSRPEVGLIVVGGYLQSTSGVLLGTYAEQMLSSLRVRTAVISAAGVTDTGLYNSNHMTATTQQAMIRAADQVILVADSTKFGHQSIAKVCDLHEIDHVVVDSQVEESWQKTITSAGVQLSLADELAADSHPVTDGRAATQADSSL
- a CDS encoding BMC domain-containing protein, yielding MQQAIGLVETKGLVPLVEATDAMAKAANVTVEKRVDLGGGLVTTVVSGDVGSVRAAVEAGAAAASQVGELISSHIIARPSDGVISAYFS
- the pduL gene encoding phosphate propanoyltransferase, which gives rise to MSTATLPRSEVERIVREIVQRQFSFPPSCGCDKVSTGAAVEPNLVVSVSARHVHLTDEHVETLFGPGHTLTPAKDLYQDGFFAAEETVMVVGPRRRMLPSVRVLGPTRSFSQVELAFTDGISLGINLPVRASGKIEGTPGCVLVGPAGVVELPEGVIRAERHVHMNQRDAEFYGVKNGDRMNLRIESSCSMLLEDLLVRADDTSKLEVHIDTDEGNAADLDHAMSVKLEKQEPCSCQSKH
- a CDS encoding bacterioferritin; translation: MPASPEVLADLQTALSMELTAAHQYQLHGSVLDDWGIDRLAAQMGEEMTEELGHSKAFLDRILFLKGTPELTMQKTPVVAKSLAEMFKLDLEDEKEAICFYTGAAKKAYEAGDIGSRSLFEKIVLDEEGHMGWLELQLDLLERMGEPAYIAKHMSAPTEGGEA
- a CDS encoding BMC domain-containing protein, whose product is MAKTVEALGMIETKGFVPLVEATDAMLKAANVSFMSWDKVGAGLAAVFVTGDVAAVKAATDAGATAAGRIGEVVSVQVIPRPHEDVDNVLKKKPAAKS
- a CDS encoding HdeD family acid-resistance protein, giving the protein MNQELLNEAKALRDSWLWLLILGVVLVLGGVAAIATPLLATVGVVSLLGILMIVAGVAQIVSAFHCRGWEGVLLHLLVGILYSVTGFFVLENPGKGAAGLTLLMAAFFLAAGIIRIVVALKERFPGWGWTLLNGAVTVLLGLIIWRQFPESALWVIGLLVGIDLMMSGWAWIMFALVFRKLPVDDDTPTLPSA